A section of the Malaclemys terrapin pileata isolate rMalTer1 chromosome 15, rMalTer1.hap1, whole genome shotgun sequence genome encodes:
- the VAMP2 gene encoding vesicle-associated membrane protein 2 — protein MSAPAAVPPAAGGEGGGPPPPPPNLTSNRRLQQTQAQVDEVVDIMRVNVDKVLERDQKLSELDDRADALQAGASQFETSAAKLKRKYWWKNLKMMIILGVICAIILIIIIVYFST, from the exons gtcGGCCCCTGCTGCTGTGCCCCCCGCcgctggaggagaagggggtggccccccaccaccaccccccaaccTCACCAGCAACCGGAGGCTGCAGCAGACCCAAGCCCAGGTGGACGAG gtggttGATATCATGCGGGTGAACGTGGACAAGGTGCTGGAGCGGGACCAGAAGCTGTCGGAGCTGGACGACCGAGCCGACGCCCTGCAGGCCGGCGCCTCCCAGTTCGAGACCAGCGCCGCCAAGCTAAAGCGCAAGTACTGGTGGAAGAACCTCAAG ATGATGATTATCCTGGGGGTGATATGCGCCATCATCTTGATCATTATCATTG TTTACTTCAGCACTTAA